Genomic segment of Truepera radiovictrix DSM 17093:
GCGCGATGTCGAGGCTCGAGACGCGCCCGTGCTCCGAGCCGACCGCGACGGCGACCATGTCGGCGCCGGAGCCGTCGCGGAGCGCGAGTGCCGCGTCGGGTTCGGTGAGCGCCCCCGCACCGCTGAAGCTCTCCGCCGCGACCTCCACGGCCGCCCCTTGCGCGTGTGCGACCTCGGTGAGGGTGCGACCGAGGCGGACCACCTCCGCTAGCTCCCTACCCGCGCCGTCGAACATGACCGACGAAAACCCCGCCCGCAAGCAGGCGTAGGCCAGCTCCAAACTCGGCCCGTGGTCGAGGTGGAGCATCACGGGCACCGAGGCGTCCTCAGCAAGCGCTTTGACGAGCGCGGCCATGGGTTTGGGGGGGAGCTGCTCGAGGTCGCTCGGGTAGGTCTGCACGATGACAGGGGCGCCGAGCGCTTCGGCGGCCTCGAGGCACGCCCGCACCATCTCGGCGCTACAGACGTTGAACGCGGGGAGCATGCGCCGCGCCCCGAACGCCTCCCTGATGAGCGTGCGCCCGTCGGCGACGAAGGGCATCAGGGTCGCCCCAACGCGAAGTGGTGCGACGAGGTGCGAAATCCCCCGAGTAGCACGGGGGAGCAGGTGCTTCTCTCGGTGTCGGTTGCGGCGAGCTTAGCCCGCATCAAAAGCCCCCACGCGCCTCGACAAACGCCATCACCTCGTCGAAGTAGCCCATAAAGTTCGCGCAGCCGTGGCGGGTGACCACGATGGCGCCGCAGGCGTTGCCGAGTCGGGCGCTCTTGTAGGCGTCCCAACCCTTGAGCTGACCGTAGATAAACCCGCTCGCAAAGGCGTCGCCCGCCCCCAAGACGTTAAAGACCTCCACAGGGAAACCGGGCACGTCCTGGCGCTCGCCGCCGCGCCGGTAGAGGCTTGCGCCCTGCGCGCCGCGCTTGACGACGAGCAGCTCCGGGCCGCTCGGTGCGCCCAAAAGCTGCGCGATGTTGGCCCCCAAGTCCCCTTTGATGATAGGCGCCGAGATCTGCTGGTGGCGGATCTCGAGGTCCTCGGGACGTGTGAGCATGGCGGCGTTGACCTCCTCCTCGGTGCCGATGGCGACGCTTACGAGCGGGAGGATCGCGCGCACGTTCACGCCGAAGGCCCTGGGGTCATGCCACTGGTCGGCGCGGAAGTCGAGGTCGAGAAACACGGGTTTGCCCGCCGTGCGCGCCCGTTCGGCGGCGAAGAAGGTGGCGCTGCGCCCCGGTTCTTTGGCTAGACCGGTGCCGGAGATCTCGAGCGCCCCCGCTGTTTCGACTCGCGCGGCGAGCACGTCGTCGATGGTGAGCGCGGTGTCGGCGGCGCCCTCACGGTAGTAGACCAACGGGAAGGTGTCGGGCGGTTGGATGCCCAAGACCACCGCGCTGCTGCGCCGCCCCGGTTTGCGCGGGATAAAGCCGGTGTAGACGCCCTCGCGCGCCAAAAAGTGGAGGATGAAGTCACCCACCTTGTCGTCGCCGACGGCGCTCAGCAGCGCGGTGCGTAGGCCCAGTCGCCGGGCGCCGACAGCGATGTTCGTGGGGCTGCCGCCGACGTAGGCGGCAAAGCTCTCGATGCGTTCAAAGGGCGCGCCGATATCGTTGGCGTAGAGGTCGATGCTCGAGCGACCCATGGTGATGAGGTCGAAGGGTTCGGGTGGGGGGGGCGAGGGAGGTGCCAAAGGGGTCTCCGCTTAGGTGGGTTAGAAGGTCACCTCAAGCCCGTCATGAGCGACCTCGAACTCGAGCGCCTCACC
This window contains:
- a CDS encoding class II fructose-bisphosphate aldolase, giving the protein MPFVADGRTLIREAFGARRMLPAFNVCSAEMVRACLEAAEALGAPVIVQTYPSDLEQLPPKPMAALVKALAEDASVPVMLHLDHGPSLELAYACLRAGFSSVMFDGAGRELAEVVRLGRTLTEVAHAQGAAVEVAAESFSGAGALTEPDAALALRDGSGADMVAVAVGSEHGRVSSLDIARLEALAHLLRSPLVLHGGSGIPAQDLAAARALGVVKVNVGSALYRALRGTWEGGATLPNHRAVYAAARAALYRVARDKLQLMQPKSSLPFDTPPP
- the iolC gene encoding 5-dehydro-2-deoxygluconokinase; this translates as MAPPSPPPPEPFDLITMGRSSIDLYANDIGAPFERIESFAAYVGGSPTNIAVGARRLGLRTALLSAVGDDKVGDFILHFLAREGVYTGFIPRKPGRRSSAVVLGIQPPDTFPLVYYREGAADTALTIDDVLAARVETAGALEISGTGLAKEPGRSATFFAAERARTAGKPVFLDLDFRADQWHDPRAFGVNVRAILPLVSVAIGTEEEVNAAMLTRPEDLEIRHQQISAPIIKGDLGANIAQLLGAPSGPELLVVKRGAQGASLYRRGGERQDVPGFPVEVFNVLGAGDAFASGFIYGQLKGWDAYKSARLGNACGAIVVTRHGCANFMGYFDEVMAFVEARGGF